In Pseudoliparis swirei isolate HS2019 ecotype Mariana Trench chromosome 2, NWPU_hadal_v1, whole genome shotgun sequence, the following are encoded in one genomic region:
- the vgll3 gene encoding transcription cofactor vestigial-like protein 3 isoform X2 — MERTTSLQRHTRRRTITSITSNNRLSVYSKMQECMEQQGGGRGMLSRDQGLRQGSAAPESESGHRSTSDSDLKDGTQPAEAEYLSSRCVLFTYFQGDIGDVVDEHFSRALSQSSTFSSETKPIRVTQPSASATAGLWKDGSLSESQSSSVWNSTYPSQASPCLPSVSVSVHPDFSPSPVSFNHPDGAQWADHMLSQASLPPPAALHDSWTYSLIPPSSSGYPNVHNVYHPHPHIHTRHHHPMLHSYPTPSSALDPRFNPLLLPGVRNQSQPTTSTGSSPLSEGLKTEMDPSSSSAVTATSVSWTPSALHGSLEVYDSALDQTKAKTSVWF; from the exons ATGGAGCGCACTACCTCCCTGCAGCGGCATACAAGGCGACGTACTATAACCAGCATCACCAGCAACAACAG GCTGAGTGTATACAGTAAGATGCAGGAGTGTATGGAGCagcaaggaggaggaagagggatgcTCTCCAGGGATCAAGGCCTGCGGCAGGGTTCTGCAGCACCAGAATCCGAATCTGGCCATAGATCCACATCCGATTCAGACCTGAAGGATGGTACTCAACCAGCAGAGGCAGAGTACTTGAGCTCCCGCTGTGTTTTGTTCACCTACTTTCAAGGCGACATCGGCGACGTGGTCGATGAGCACTTCTCCCGGGCTCTCAGTCAGTCCAGCACCTTTAGCAGCGAGACCAAACCGATCAGAGTGACTCAGCCGTCTGCCTCGGCCACGGCTGGCTTATGGAAAG ATGGGTCTCTCTCTGAGAGTCAGAGCAGCTCGGTGTGGAACAGCACCTATCCATCCCAGGCCAGTCCTTGCCTTccatctgtctctgtctcagtcCACCCAGACTTCTCTCCCAGCCCTGTTTCCTTCAACCACCCTGATGGAGCACAGTGGGCCGACCACATGCTCTCCCAGGCCAGCCTCCCCCCTCCGGCTGCTCTCCACGACAGCTGGACCTACAGCCTGATTCCCCCGAGTTCAAGTGGCTACCCCAATGTCCACAACGTCTACCATCCTCACCCCCATATTCACACCCGGCACCACCACCCCATGCTCCATTCATACCCAACCCCCAGCTCAGCATTGGATCCCAGGTTTAATCCTCTGCTGCTGCCCGGTGTTCGAAACCAGAGCCAGCCGACCACCAGCACAGGGAGTTCCCCACTCAGCGAGGGGTTGAAGACGGAGATGgaccccagcagcagcagcgccgtCACGGCTACCTCTGTCTCCTGGACTCCCTCTGCACTCCACGGATCCCTGGAGGTGTATGACTCAG CTCTTGATCAGACCAAAGCAAAGACGTCAGTGTGGTTCTAA
- the vgll3 gene encoding transcription cofactor vestigial-like protein 3 isoform X1 — protein sequence MSCLDVMYHQSYGAHYLPAAAYKATYYNQHHQQQQKRLSVYSKMQECMEQQGGGRGMLSRDQGLRQGSAAPESESGHRSTSDSDLKDGTQPAEAEYLSSRCVLFTYFQGDIGDVVDEHFSRALSQSSTFSSETKPIRVTQPSASATAGLWKDGSLSESQSSSVWNSTYPSQASPCLPSVSVSVHPDFSPSPVSFNHPDGAQWADHMLSQASLPPPAALHDSWTYSLIPPSSSGYPNVHNVYHPHPHIHTRHHHPMLHSYPTPSSALDPRFNPLLLPGVRNQSQPTTSTGSSPLSEGLKTEMDPSSSSAVTATSVSWTPSALHGSLEVYDSALDQTKAKTSVWF from the exons ATGAGTTGCCTGGATGTGATGTACCACCAAAGCTATGGAGCGCACTACCTCCCTGCAGCGGCATACAAGGCGACGTACTATAACCAGCATCACCAGCAACAACAG AAAAGGCTGAGTGTATACAGTAAGATGCAGGAGTGTATGGAGCagcaaggaggaggaagagggatgcTCTCCAGGGATCAAGGCCTGCGGCAGGGTTCTGCAGCACCAGAATCCGAATCTGGCCATAGATCCACATCCGATTCAGACCTGAAGGATGGTACTCAACCAGCAGAGGCAGAGTACTTGAGCTCCCGCTGTGTTTTGTTCACCTACTTTCAAGGCGACATCGGCGACGTGGTCGATGAGCACTTCTCCCGGGCTCTCAGTCAGTCCAGCACCTTTAGCAGCGAGACCAAACCGATCAGAGTGACTCAGCCGTCTGCCTCGGCCACGGCTGGCTTATGGAAAG ATGGGTCTCTCTCTGAGAGTCAGAGCAGCTCGGTGTGGAACAGCACCTATCCATCCCAGGCCAGTCCTTGCCTTccatctgtctctgtctcagtcCACCCAGACTTCTCTCCCAGCCCTGTTTCCTTCAACCACCCTGATGGAGCACAGTGGGCCGACCACATGCTCTCCCAGGCCAGCCTCCCCCCTCCGGCTGCTCTCCACGACAGCTGGACCTACAGCCTGATTCCCCCGAGTTCAAGTGGCTACCCCAATGTCCACAACGTCTACCATCCTCACCCCCATATTCACACCCGGCACCACCACCCCATGCTCCATTCATACCCAACCCCCAGCTCAGCATTGGATCCCAGGTTTAATCCTCTGCTGCTGCCCGGTGTTCGAAACCAGAGCCAGCCGACCACCAGCACAGGGAGTTCCCCACTCAGCGAGGGGTTGAAGACGGAGATGgaccccagcagcagcagcgccgtCACGGCTACCTCTGTCTCCTGGACTCCCTCTGCACTCCACGGATCCCTGGAGGTGTATGACTCAG CTCTTGATCAGACCAAAGCAAAGACGTCAGTGTGGTTCTAA